In the Paenibacillus pabuli genome, one interval contains:
- a CDS encoding SLATT domain-containing protein, with amino-acid sequence MEAVKKIEKIEMDLKEKIKNIRPKFVKTRRKARIWKVFIISLGIITTIILGIKDISWGSTVGFILSALLTGVTAIESLYNHASKSVQEHEYYVKLTDLKQDIEFYKQGKELEDYQLSDVKAFFEEFKKIRTEFHNFRVETVKVSYENNNSKSN; translated from the coding sequence ATGGAAGCAGTTAAAAAAATTGAAAAGATAGAAATGGATTTAAAGGAAAAGATAAAAAATATTAGACCTAAATTTGTGAAAACACGTCGAAAAGCTAGAATATGGAAGGTATTCATTATTTCATTAGGTATTATTACAACTATTATATTAGGAATAAAAGATATATCTTGGGGAAGCACTGTAGGATTTATTTTGTCTGCTCTTCTTACCGGGGTTACTGCGATTGAAAGCTTATATAACCACGCTTCTAAATCTGTTCAAGAACACGAATACTACGTTAAATTAACAGATTTGAAACAAGATATAGAATTTTATAAACAAGGCAAAGAATTAGAAGATTATCAGTTGTCGGATGTTAAGGCTTTTTTTGAAGAATTCAAGAAAATAAGAACTGAATTTCATAATTTTCGAGTTGAAACTGTAAAAGTATCTTATGAGAATAACAATTCTAAATCAAATTGA
- a CDS encoding barstar family protein, producing MNYKYSLFDEDGSLIIGHCDNIAGLLETNISETADEDYYDLSFINFHFNADFKQICSNRKYPISNLYILILDHCGNKIGNYYFVLNTQKVFTSSDLKDGRDVNIAGYLPIALSMEILRLWDLGRELKQKNIWSQFTNHQREIWMEIIRNRDNCCKISSNIQDITNQTYYVDGRHITDKISFYFALGESINGPGGYFGGCLDSLSDCLCGGFGVKPPFTIEINGFADKCEIIENILEVLNEHNVKIKL from the coding sequence TAGAAACGAACATTAGTGAAACTGCGGATGAGGATTACTACGATCTCAGTTTTATTAATTTTCATTTCAACGCTGACTTTAAACAGATTTGCTCAAACCGAAAGTATCCCATAAGTAATTTATACATACTTATTTTAGATCATTGTGGTAATAAGATAGGTAATTATTATTTTGTATTGAATACTCAGAAAGTATTTACTTCTTCAGATTTAAAAGATGGGCGAGATGTTAATATTGCTGGTTATCTTCCAATTGCTCTTTCTATGGAAATTCTAAGACTCTGGGATCTTGGTAGAGAGTTAAAACAAAAAAATATTTGGTCTCAATTTACTAACCACCAACGCGAGATCTGGATGGAGATAATCAGAAATCGCGATAATTGTTGTAAAATCTCCAGTAATATTCAGGACATAACTAATCAAACGTACTATGTTGATGGTCGACATATTACAGATAAGATTTCTTTTTATTTTGCGCTGGGTGAATCCATCAATGGCCCTGGAGGTTATTTCGGCGGATGTCTGGACAGCTTGTCAGATTGCTTGTGCGGAGGTTTTGGTGTGAAACCACCTTTTACGATTGAAATCAATGGATTTGCTGATAAATGCGAAATAATTGAGAATATTTTAGAAGTGCTTAACGAACATAATGTTAAAATCAAACTTTAA